The sequence GGATAAAAAAGCTCGTAAGCGAGGGCATCATAGAGAAGTTCACTATCAAACCCAATTACAAGAAGCTTAATCTAGGAACTACAGCATTCATCCTTGCCAGATATGAACCCGATTCAGGGTTAACACAGAGGGAAGTTGCCAAAAGAATCGCCCAAATTGAAGAAGTTTATGAAGTTCACATAATTGCTGGAGAATGGGATCTCCTGATAAAGGTTAGGGCCCCTTCGGCTGAAGACATTGGAAAAGTTGTGATTGATAAGCTTAGAGAAATAAAAGGCGTTGGACAAACCGTAACTATGGTCTCCTTCGTTACCGTGAAAGAAGAACCCTAAAGCGGGCGATGATTGACGTTCTCCTTTCTGATTTTTAATGATGAAGTAGCAAGAAATGAGCCTGCAAAATCGTTTTTTATTTTTAAACGCTAATTCTACCAGAACAAATTGGTGGGGGCGCGGGGATTTGAACCCCGGTCCGCGGGTTTCTCCGGGTCAGAGCTCCAAAGGCTCATCCCCAAATCAGCAAACCCGCTCGTCTTCACACCTCTGGAGCCCGCGATGATGGACCAGGCTACACCACGCCCCCGTCAATAACACTAAAGCCAACACCAATTTATAAACTTTACGATAATTGAGGGCGTGTTTATAGTAACCTTTATTAGGGTTTTTGCTGAATTCTTTCAGGTGGTTGTCGTGATCCCCAGATGGGATCACAGACTCAAAGACCCTGAAAGCGTGGCATTCATAATCCTCGACGTTTTAGCAGACTTTGAATCAGAAGGAAAGCTGAAGAACCTGCCAAAATCCAAAAAATTTCCAGTAAAAACAATACTGGCAATACTCCTCTTTAAACAATACTACAACCTACCCCTCAGAGACGCCCAGCACTACGGCAGAAAATTCTTCGGAGCAAACATTCACTACTCAACCCTCCACAACTGGGAGAAAAAGCTGAACCTCGAAGAACTGACAAACCACCTCCTGAAAAAACTCCAGAAATTACCCTACGCCAGCACTCAAGCAGACTCAACCATTATCACAAATAAAAAAAGGACAGGATAGAAGTTCAGGCAATAACGAGAATCCTGCCAGGTTTACTGTATCCGGTTGCTGTGAAGATCACAACTTCTGAGAACGAGCTGATTGAACTCCTGCCGGAGGGTTCTGGGAATTTTTATGCTGATGGGGCTTATGATTCAAAGAAAGTTCTGAACACTGTGGTGGAAAAGGGTTATCGGCCGATTGTTAAGAAGACTAAGAACCCTCCAGGTGGTTTTGGTAGTAAGAAGAGAGATAGAGTGTTTTCTGAAGAAGAGTACAGGTATAGGAATCCTCATGAGGGGTTCTGGGGTGCGTTTACAACTTGGTTTGGCAGTAGGATCCCCTGTTTTCTGAAAAAGACTACTGTAACCCGAATCCTGCTTGGGGTAATGTGTTATGGTCTGAAAATCCTCCTCAGAGTCAAGTACTGTTTAAATAACAGGAGGTGAAACTAAACACGCCCCGATAATTGATTTCTGTTAGAGAGTTACCAACTCATAAGAAAACTTTTAGAGGACATTTAACTAATTACGAGGGTTCTTCTCTGAGAAAAAGAACGTGTAGTGCAAAGTAGGATGTTGTCTAAAGATCAAAATACCTGAGCAGTGAAGCTCCAAGTTCTCACTAAGACTCCATAACAGTGTAAACTTTTGGTTGGTAACACTAATATTAAGAAAGCCATTTAAAATATGCCACTTTATTACAAATTGGTGACACAATGCTTGCCCTTAACAAGCTTGTAAGCGAGAGGAAAGCTGAGGAGATACTTGAGTACGCATGGGAATTCCACGGACATATCTGCCCGTACCTCGCTCTCGGTATAAGAGCATCGCTAATTGCCATGGATGAACTTGGAGTCGGAAGACTTGATTACTCGGGCAGTGTAGATGAGAGCATTTTAGCAATAGTCGAGGTCAACAGTTGCTTTACCGACGGCGTTCAGGTGACTACTGGGTGCACACTCGGAAACAACTCCTTAATTTATTTAGATCTTGGTAAAACTGCATTAACCCTTGTCAAACGTTCGACGTGGGAAGGAGTTAGGGTTTATATCGATGCCGAAAGACTTGAGAAATACTATCCTCCTGGAGCAAAAGAGCTCTTCAACAAGGTCGTAAGAGAAAGAAAAGGAACAGCAGAGGAAAGAAAGCAACTTAAAGGGCTTTGGGAAAAGGCAGCGAAAAATATGCTTCATATTCCCAAAGAGGAATTTAAAATAGAGCACGTTAATGTACCCCCAATTGAACAGGCTCCCATTTTTGACAGTATCCGCTGCTCAAAGTGTGGAGAGCTTACGATGTCGAGAAGAATAGTTCACGTCAATGGAAAACCCCTCTGCCTAAACTGTGCAGGAAAAGAGTACTATGCTGTAATCGGAAGGGGGATAGTTAAGATAAAAAAGAGGGAGGACAAGACCGATGCAGTTTTACATTAAGCCAATAGGAGTGATAATATCCCCGTACAAGAGCAAAGCAGAATGTCCTACTCAAGGGAAGTTTTCGGAAGAAACATTTACGATAGAAATTTTTCAAGAATTTGAAGAAGGACTAAAAGACATTGAGACCTGCACACACTTAATAATCCTTTACTGGCTTGACAGGGCCAGGAGGAATACGTTGATAGCGATACCTCCACAGGATAGAAGAGAACACGGCGTTTTTGCTACACGTTCTCCGCACAGACCAAATCCAATAGGCTTTGCAGTTGTGGAACTCATAGAAAGAAAGGGTAGAAAACTGGTCGTAAAGGGATTAGATGCAGTAGATGGAACGCCTGTTATTGATATCAAGCCCTATTCTTCAGACCTAGACTGCGTGGAAAACGCAAAAATTGGATGGTTTGAGGAGGGAAAAAAGGAATGAAAGTTAAGGTATTTCTCTCAATTATAGTTTTGCTTGTGCTGATGTCCGGATGCTTACAGAGCCAGTCAGTCAAAGGAACAGTAACGGTAAAAGACCTCATTGGAAGAGAAGTCAAAGTTCCCAGCAACGTTGAGCGAATAGTCGCAGCTGGTCCCGGTGCTTTGAGAATCATCGTATATCTAAACGCCAGTGACAAAATCGTTGGAGTTGAGGATTTCGAAAAACTTCACAAATACGGCAGACCGTACATCCTGGCGCATCCAGAACTTAAAGAGCTTCCCAGTATTGGGCCCGGGGGTCCAGGAAAGCTTCCTAACTTAGAAGCGTTGGTTAATTTAAAGCCAGATGTAATTTTCATGACCTATGTAGATGCCAAGACAGCTCAGGATATCCAAGAAAAAACGGGAATACCCGTTGTTGTACTCAGCTACGGGCAACTGACGGCATTTGAGGATGAAGAGCTCTTTAAATCTTTAGAACTCGCAGGTAAAATCCTTGGAAAAGAAAAAAGAGCTCAAGAGGCCATCAACTTCATTAAATCTCTCCAAGAGGACTTATCAAAACGTACAGAAAATACCAAAAGTCCAAGCGTTTACGTTGGAGGCTTGGGGTATAAGGGAGCGCATGGAATTGAAAGTACCAGAGCCAAATACCCGCCTTTTGTGGTGCTTCATGCCAAAAACGTTGTCGACGAGCTCGGAGAGGGGCACAAATTCATTGACAAGGAGAAGCTCTTAGAGTGGGATCCAGAGTACATTTTCATTGACGAAGGTGGATTAAGTCTAGTCCTCGACGACTACAAGAAAAATCCGAAGTTTTATGAGTCGCTAAAGGCTGTGAAAAATGAAAACGTTTATGGAGTCCTACCATACAACTACTACGCAACCAACATAGGAACTGCCCTTGCAGATGCCTACTTCATCGGAAAAGTCCTTTATCCAGAGAGCTTTAAAGATGTAGATCCCATAAAGATGGCAAACGATATCTATGAATTCTTAGTAGGCAAACCAGTATACGAAACACTTGCTGAACAGTTTGGAGGATTCGGAAGAATCAATTTTTCGACTGGAAGTATAGAACCTTTATCATCTGGTTAGTGAGGTCTTATGGATTACAAGAATTACATTGCAAAAAGGGTCCTTTTTGGAATTGTCCTCTTTCTTCTTTTGCTTGTGGTTAGCTTGTATGCCCTCTCACACGGGGGATATGAGTGTTCAATCCAAGGGGCCTTTATGGCAATGATTGGAAAGGGGGATGAAAAAGCATACCTTGTGATCTGGAACATCAGACTTCCAAGGGTGATTGCAGGAATCCTTGTAGGGGCTTCTTTAGCAGTTTCTGGAGCGGTCATGCAGGGATTACTTAGAAATCCCCTTGCAAGTCCATTTACTATGGGAGTTTCCCATGGAGCTATGTTTGGAGCCTCCTTAGCGATCATCTTGGGAGCTGGATATTTGGAAAGTTCAGGCAGAATAATCCTGAATAATTCATACACCATAGTCCTCTTTGCTTTCTTAGGAGCTATAAGTGCTGCTCTCGTAATTTTATCCCTTGCAAAGCTAAAGAGTCTCAGTCCAGAAGCTATCATACTCGCAGGAGTTGCCATGAGCGCTCTTTTTACAGCATTAACGACCCTTGTCCAGTACTTTGCGGACGAGCTCCAGCTGGCAGCGATGGTCTACTGGAGCTTTGGGGATTTGGGAAGGGCAACATGGAGAGAGAACACAATACTCATGGGTGTATTTATCCTTGTTCTTGGCTATTTCGTTTTAAGATCTTGGGATTTGAACGCCGCAGTCATGGGAGATGAGGTAGCAAAATCTGTAGGAGTTGATGTTGAGAAGGTACGATTAACATCAACCTTCCTTGCCACTCTGGCAACGGCAACGAGTGTAGCTTTTGTGGGAGTTATAGGGTTTGTAGGTCTAATAGCCCCTCACATGATCAGACTTTTGTTTGGAGAGGATTACAGATTTTTGATCCCCTTATCCTGCTTGCTAGGAGCTCTTCTACTCCTCACAGCGGATACACTTGCACGGCTGGCATTTTCACCAATGACTCTTCCTGTGGGCGTTATAACTTCATTTCTTGGTGCCCCAATGTTTATATATCTCCTCATACGGATGGAGGGAGGGCGATGAAAGTTATAAAGGTTGAGAACCTTAAATTTGGATATAACGGCTTAGAGGTCTTAGATGACATATCCTTAGAAATTGAAAGTGGGGAATTCGTGGCAATATTAGGCCCGAATGGTGCTGGAAAGAGTACCTTGCTAAAGTGCATTGCGGGACTACTCAAGTGTGAGGGCATAGAAATCTTCGGGAAACCCCTCGATTACTACTCTCGAGGAGAGCTCGCGAGGATAATAGGATATGTTCCACAGAGCGTAAATCCTGGATTTATGCGGGTTTTTGACATCGTTCTTTTAGGCAGGAGGCCATATATGAGCTTTAACCCCTCGGAAAAGGACATCAGAATCGTTAATGAAATCCTCAAGAAACTCGGTATTCAGCACCTTGCTTTAAAGCCTGCCAACAGGCTTAGTGGAGGAGAGCTACAAAAGGTAAGCATCGCTAGAGCCTTGGCACAAGAGCCAGAGATACTACTCATGGACGAACCAACAAACAATCTTGACCCAAAGAGTCAGCTTGAAGTTATGAAGATAGCTAAAGAATTCGCAAAAGCGGGCAAGGTCTCGATAGCAGTTATGCACGATGTTAATTTAGCTCTACGTTTTGCTGATAGGTTTATTTTCATGAAAAATGGTAGAATAATAGCGGATGGAGGAAGGGAAATTCTGAAGTCCGAAATTTTTGAGAAAGTTTATGGAATCAGAGGGCTTGTCAGCGAACTGTCTGGAGTCCCAGTGTTCGTAGCTAGCTCAGAGAGTTGAAATGTGGAAAAGGCTTTCCATTAGCCTTCCAAAAAGGTAGCTCAGGAAAGCTGCCCCCAATCCGGTGGAGACCATCTCAAACACTTTCTTCCTTATTGAAATTCCCGAGAGTATGGAGATCACGCTTGCAACTATGGCCAAAGCGGTTCCAGCTAAGAGGATTGAGAAAGGTAGAGCCAATAACGAGGAAGAGGCAACAAAATACGGCAATACTGGGAAGGCCACTCCAGTTAGATAAGCCAGGCCAGTATAAAGGGCCGAACGGAGTTCATTTTCATTGCTTTCTTGCACAAGAAGATTTATCATTGCGTTTTCATTGGAAGAGAGCTTTTCCGCAACTTCTTTAGCAACCTCCTCTGGCATACCGCTCTCCAAAAGCCTCTCTATAAGCTCTTCCTTCGCCCTCTCAGGAGAAACTTTGAAAAGCACTTCCATTCTCTGTTTTACACTCTCATTCACCTGCCTCTGAGACCTGACGGATATAAACGCCCCTATCCCCATTGAAAGTGCTCCCGCGACTCCAACTATCAAGCCGCTAATCCCTACTATTTTCGGATTGTGGATGTAAACTGCCGAAAGTCCCGTAACTGCCCCCAAAAGCTCTACGAGACCATCGTTCATTCCAAGGACAAAATCCCTTATGTTTTCTACATGAAAGCGCTTCTTGCTCTCATAGAAAAAGCGCTCATGCTCAAGTTCATCCAAGATTATTTTAGAAATTGCTTCCCTCTCTTCATCGCTAAGCTTGTATTTTGTCAGAAAGCCGAAATACTTTTGAATAGCCGAGTTTTCTCCCATTTCAAGCAGAGAAACAACAGTTCCAGGACCTAAAAGCTTTCTAAGCAGTTTCACGGAAAAGAAACTGAGCCTGCCTATTTTTATTTTCTCAGGTTTTTTGCCCCTTTTGGCCAAAAAGTCGTGCCAGAATTTTGCGTGATTTGATTCCATGTGAGATAACCTTAAAAATTCTTCTTTCAGCTTTGGGTCTTTTTCCCCTCTACTCAAAAAAGCATAGAGAACCGAATCTTTGTATTCGTCCTCGTAAAATTGACTCGCCAGTTTGAGCATTTTCTCCATTTTCACCCACCAAAAATGTAAAAGTTTTAGGGGTTAATAAAATAAGCGGAAATCACTCAGCAGGAGCGTAGTAACATCTCTTCGGGGAAATTATTTTCCCTTCCTTTTTGAGCTTTTTAATGACTTTATCTACTTCTTTCTTATCAATTCCAGCCAATTCTGCTATTTCAGTGCTCTTTAAGGGTCTTCCTGCTTCTTTTAAAACTTTGAAAACTAACTCCTCACTCATAGCTACCACCCCTAAAATTTGCATTAAAAGATTAGAGCTTCGAACTTATAAAGTTTTCAGTTCAAAACAAAAGAGGGCTGTTTCGTAGATAGTTGAAAGCGTTAAGTTTGGGTGGTTTGTATCATCAAAAAGTTTATAAACTTCTAAAGCCATATGTATGGCGGTGGATGTATGTGGGGAAGATGACTATAGTGATTGATGATGATTTAGAAGAAGAATTCAGAAGACTTGTTGCCCTAAAATACGGGACACGAAAGGGGGTTCTTGGAGCGGCAATAAGCGAGGCCATAAAAACGTGGATCAGAAAAACCAAAAAGGAGCTAGAAAATGCCGAGTGAAACAATCAAACTCACTGCAAAATTCAAACTCAAGGAGATACCTAATGGGTTAGATGTTCTCTTCTCCACCTATCGGGAGATTGTGAACTACCTCATCGGTTATGCTTTCGAGAACAACGTTACTAGCTTTTACAAGCTTAAAAAGGAAACGTACAAAAGCCTCCGCAAGGAGTATCCAGATTTACCAAGCCACTACCACTACACGGCCACCCAAATGGCCACAATGATTTACAAGAGCTACCG comes from Thermococcus litoralis DSM 5473 and encodes:
- a CDS encoding FmdE family protein is translated as MLALNKLVSERKAEEILEYAWEFHGHICPYLALGIRASLIAMDELGVGRLDYSGSVDESILAIVEVNSCFTDGVQVTTGCTLGNNSLIYLDLGKTALTLVKRSTWEGVRVYIDAERLEKYYPPGAKELFNKVVRERKGTAEERKQLKGLWEKAAKNMLHIPKEEFKIEHVNVPPIEQAPIFDSIRCSKCGELTMSRRIVHVNGKPLCLNCAGKEYYAVIGRGIVKIKKREDKTDAVLH
- a CDS encoding iron ABC transporter substrate-binding protein; protein product: MKVKVFLSIIVLLVLMSGCLQSQSVKGTVTVKDLIGREVKVPSNVERIVAAGPGALRIIVYLNASDKIVGVEDFEKLHKYGRPYILAHPELKELPSIGPGGPGKLPNLEALVNLKPDVIFMTYVDAKTAQDIQEKTGIPVVVLSYGQLTAFEDEELFKSLELAGKILGKEKRAQEAINFIKSLQEDLSKRTENTKSPSVYVGGLGYKGAHGIESTRAKYPPFVVLHAKNVVDELGEGHKFIDKEKLLEWDPEYIFIDEGGLSLVLDDYKKNPKFYESLKAVKNENVYGVLPYNYYATNIGTALADAYFIGKVLYPESFKDVDPIKMANDIYEFLVGKPVYETLAEQFGGFGRINFSTGSIEPLSSG
- a CDS encoding VIT1/CCC1 transporter family protein translates to MEKMLKLASQFYEDEYKDSVLYAFLSRGEKDPKLKEEFLRLSHMESNHAKFWHDFLAKRGKKPEKIKIGRLSFFSVKLLRKLLGPGTVVSLLEMGENSAIQKYFGFLTKYKLSDEEREAISKIILDELEHERFFYESKKRFHVENIRDFVLGMNDGLVELLGAVTGLSAVYIHNPKIVGISGLIVGVAGALSMGIGAFISVRSQRQVNESVKQRMEVLFKVSPERAKEELIERLLESGMPEEVAKEVAEKLSSNENAMINLLVQESNENELRSALYTGLAYLTGVAFPVLPYFVASSSLLALPFSILLAGTALAIVASVISILSGISIRKKVFEMVSTGLGAAFLSYLFGRLMESLFHISTL
- a CDS encoding HTH domain-containing protein, producing the protein MSEELVFKVLKEAGRPLKSTEIAELAGIDKKEVDKVIKKLKKEGKIISPKRCYYAPAE
- a CDS encoding ABC transporter ATP-binding protein, with translation MKVIKVENLKFGYNGLEVLDDISLEIESGEFVAILGPNGAGKSTLLKCIAGLLKCEGIEIFGKPLDYYSRGELARIIGYVPQSVNPGFMRVFDIVLLGRRPYMSFNPSEKDIRIVNEILKKLGIQHLALKPANRLSGGELQKVSIARALAQEPEILLMDEPTNNLDPKSQLEVMKIAKEFAKAGKVSIAVMHDVNLALRFADRFIFMKNGRIIADGGREILKSEIFEKVYGIRGLVSELSGVPVFVASSES
- the tsaA gene encoding tRNA (N6-threonylcarbamoyladenosine(37)-N6)-methyltransferase TrmO, which produces MQFYIKPIGVIISPYKSKAECPTQGKFSEETFTIEIFQEFEEGLKDIETCTHLIILYWLDRARRNTLIAIPPQDRREHGVFATRSPHRPNPIGFAVVELIERKGRKLVVKGLDAVDGTPVIDIKPYSSDLDCVENAKIGWFEEGKKE
- a CDS encoding Lrp/AsnC family transcriptional regulator, coding for MGEVLDTIDLKLLKELRENSRENIASLSKKLGIPRTTVHYRIKKLVSEGIIEKFTIKPNYKKLNLGTTAFILARYEPDSGLTQREVAKRIAQIEEVYEVHIIAGEWDLLIKVRAPSAEDIGKVVIDKLREIKGVGQTVTMVSFVTVKEEP
- a CDS encoding FecCD family ABC transporter permease; amino-acid sequence: MDYKNYIAKRVLFGIVLFLLLLVVSLYALSHGGYECSIQGAFMAMIGKGDEKAYLVIWNIRLPRVIAGILVGASLAVSGAVMQGLLRNPLASPFTMGVSHGAMFGASLAIILGAGYLESSGRIILNNSYTIVLFAFLGAISAALVILSLAKLKSLSPEAIILAGVAMSALFTALTTLVQYFADELQLAAMVYWSFGDLGRATWRENTILMGVFILVLGYFVLRSWDLNAAVMGDEVAKSVGVDVEKVRLTSTFLATLATATSVAFVGVIGFVGLIAPHMIRLLFGEDYRFLIPLSCLLGALLLLTADTLARLAFSPMTLPVGVITSFLGAPMFIYLLIRMEGGR